One Antiquaquibacter oligotrophicus genomic region harbors:
- the trmD gene encoding tRNA (guanosine(37)-N1)-methyltransferase TrmD, which produces MRIDIVTIFPEFFGVLDVSLLGKARERGIIDVAVHDLRDYTHDRHRTVDDTPYGGGAGMVMRPEPWGEALDEVLTPDAVLIVPSPAGERFTQALAKQLATESRLVFACGRYEGIDQRVVEHAASVARVREVSLGDYVLNGGEVAAMAMIEAVGRLVPGVIGNPESLDEESHEDGLLEYPSYTKPAVWREREVPPILLSGNHGAIAAWRREQQVERTRRVRPDLLGDA; this is translated from the coding sequence ATGCGCATCGACATCGTCACGATTTTTCCCGAGTTCTTCGGTGTGCTCGATGTCTCACTGCTGGGTAAGGCGCGCGAGCGCGGGATCATCGATGTCGCCGTCCACGACCTGCGCGATTACACCCACGACCGACACAGGACTGTGGATGACACCCCTTACGGTGGTGGCGCCGGAATGGTCATGCGGCCGGAGCCGTGGGGCGAAGCACTCGACGAGGTGCTCACACCGGATGCGGTGCTTATTGTCCCTAGCCCGGCGGGAGAGCGGTTCACCCAGGCCTTGGCGAAGCAACTCGCCACCGAGAGTCGCCTCGTGTTCGCGTGCGGCCGGTACGAGGGCATCGACCAGCGAGTCGTGGAGCACGCGGCATCCGTCGCACGGGTACGCGAGGTGAGTCTCGGTGATTACGTGCTCAACGGGGGAGAGGTCGCCGCGATGGCGATGATTGAGGCAGTCGGCAGGCTGGTTCCGGGTGTCATCGGCAACCCGGAGAGTCTCGACGAGGAGAGCCACGAGGACGGCCTACTCGAGTATCCGAGTTACACGAAGCCCGCGGTGTGGCGCGAGCGTGAGGTGCCGCCCATCCTCCTGAGCGGCAACCACGGAGCGATCGCCGCGTGGCGCCGCGAGCAGCAGGTGGAACGCACCCGACGCGTTCGACCCGATCTGCTGGGGGATGCATGA
- the map gene encoding type I methionyl aminopeptidase, whose translation MIELRTPAELDQMREAGRFVASVLDATSRAADVGVNLLELDALAHDMIRDRGAESCYIDYHPSFGGSPFGKVICTSVNDAALHGLPHDYTLRDGDLLTLDFAASVDGWVSDSAISLIVGTPREEDQRLIEVTKQALDAGIAAAVVGNRMGDVSAAIGEVARRARLKVNLDFGGHSVGREMHGDLHVPNDGRPRRGFPLQPGLVFAIEPWFMLGTKKIYTDDDGWTLRSDDGSRAAHFEHTVAVTEDGPVILSAA comes from the coding sequence GTGATCGAGCTTCGCACCCCCGCTGAACTCGACCAGATGCGCGAGGCCGGCAGGTTCGTCGCGAGTGTTCTGGATGCAACATCCCGTGCCGCCGACGTCGGTGTGAACCTGCTCGAGCTCGACGCGCTCGCCCACGACATGATCCGTGACCGTGGGGCCGAAAGCTGTTACATCGACTACCACCCGTCGTTCGGCGGTTCGCCGTTCGGAAAAGTGATCTGCACGTCGGTGAACGATGCCGCGCTGCACGGGCTACCGCACGATTACACATTGCGCGACGGGGATCTGTTGACACTGGATTTCGCAGCATCCGTCGACGGCTGGGTCTCCGACTCGGCGATCTCGCTCATCGTCGGCACACCGCGCGAAGAAGATCAGCGCCTCATCGAGGTCACGAAGCAAGCCCTCGATGCGGGCATCGCCGCTGCGGTTGTCGGTAACCGCATGGGCGACGTCTCGGCAGCGATTGGTGAGGTGGCCCGTCGGGCACGACTCAAGGTCAACCTCGACTTCGGTGGGCACAGCGTCGGCCGGGAGATGCACGGAGACCTCCACGTGCCGAACGACGGCCGTCCACGACGCGGCTTCCCGTTGCAGCCGGGTCTCGTCTTCGCCATCGAGCCGTGGTTCATGCTCGGCACGAAGAAGATCTACACCGACGACGACGGCTGGACGCTGCGCAGCGACGACGGGTCCCGCGCTGCACACTTCGAGCACACGGTCGCGGTGACCGAGGACGGGCCCGTTATTCTTTCGGCGGCGTAG
- a CDS encoding TetR/AcrR family transcriptional regulator codes for MNLKAELSASSLSVRAEPVQQRSAERITSLLDAAAELIDSHGIDGLTTSDVATRSGSSVGVVYRYFPNIQSLLKALAARNLDKFTTRLQETLPEDTSDSFGAMNAAIDAYLELARSEAGFRALRFGDVIDDRFISDEPARSTGLAAMFKDILVTRYGINSTPELEFDIEVLVEVGDALLHRAFRYDQQGDERFITRLRELTQEFIDAHDAA; via the coding sequence ATGAACCTCAAGGCAGAACTGTCCGCAAGCTCCCTCTCCGTTCGCGCGGAGCCCGTTCAGCAGCGCAGCGCTGAGCGCATCACGAGCCTGCTGGATGCCGCAGCCGAGCTCATTGACTCGCACGGCATCGACGGCCTCACCACGAGTGACGTCGCGACTCGCTCCGGTTCGTCGGTGGGTGTCGTCTACCGCTACTTCCCGAACATCCAGTCACTCCTGAAGGCGCTGGCCGCACGCAACCTCGACAAGTTCACGACGCGACTGCAGGAGACGCTTCCAGAGGACACCTCCGACTCTTTCGGCGCCATGAACGCAGCGATCGACGCGTACCTGGAGCTCGCCCGCTCGGAGGCCGGCTTCCGTGCACTCCGGTTCGGCGATGTGATCGACGACCGCTTCATCAGCGATGAGCCCGCGCGCTCGACGGGCCTTGCTGCCATGTTCAAGGACATCCTCGTTACCCGCTACGGCATCAACTCCACCCCGGAGCTCGAGTTCGACATCGAGGTTCTCGTTGAGGTGGGCGATGCGCTCCTGCACCGTGCCTTCCGTTACGACCAGCAGGGTGACGAGCGCTTCATCACGCGCCTCCGTGAACTCACCCAAGAGTTCATCGACGCGCACGACGCCGCGTGA
- the rplS gene encoding 50S ribosomal protein L19: MHILDSIDAASLKDNIPDFRAGDTVKVHVNIIEGTRSRIQVFQGVVIGRSGEGVRETFTVRKVSFQVGVERTFPVHSPVIDHIEVVTRGDVRRAKLYYLRALRGKKAKIKEKREF; this comes from the coding sequence ATGCACATCCTTGACAGCATCGATGCAGCATCCCTCAAGGACAACATCCCCGACTTCCGTGCCGGCGACACCGTCAAGGTGCACGTGAACATCATCGAAGGCACGCGCTCGCGTATTCAGGTCTTCCAGGGCGTCGTCATCGGCCGCTCGGGCGAGGGCGTGCGCGAGACCTTCACGGTCCGCAAGGTCAGCTTCCAGGTGGGCGTCGAGCGTACCTTCCCGGTGCACTCACCGGTGATCGACCACATCGAGGTCGTCACCCGCGGTGACGTGCGTCGCGCCAAGCTCTACTACCTCCGCGCTCTGCGCGGCAAGAAGGCCAAGATCAAGGAGAAGCGCGAGTTCTAA
- the lepB gene encoding signal peptidase I — protein MTDNTINEAVAEDQPAPSRSKGWKLFIRDVFLIILAALLISFLIKTFLIRSFYIPSSSMEETLQIDDRIIVNQLSPELMPVTYGDVVVFRDPGGWLTPQPVQPQNWFVGAVDAVLSFVGLTAPDSNDHLIKRIIGMPGDTIVCCNDLGQISVNGVPLDEPYITLPDGADKATRDDFEVTVPEGHLWVMGDNRYNSADSSYHRNDPTGGFVPIENVVGRALVVSWPVNHWTWLDNYPLTFADVEAAREESSEEATTGTDQ, from the coding sequence ATGACAGACAACACGATCAATGAGGCGGTCGCCGAAGACCAGCCGGCACCGTCGCGATCCAAGGGATGGAAGCTCTTCATCCGCGACGTCTTCCTCATCATCCTCGCGGCCCTGCTGATCTCGTTCCTCATCAAGACGTTCCTGATCCGCTCGTTCTACATCCCTTCTTCGTCGATGGAGGAGACCCTCCAGATCGACGATCGCATCATCGTCAACCAGCTCTCGCCCGAGCTCATGCCGGTCACCTACGGCGACGTCGTCGTGTTCCGTGACCCGGGTGGCTGGCTGACCCCGCAGCCCGTCCAGCCGCAGAACTGGTTTGTTGGCGCCGTCGATGCCGTGCTGTCGTTTGTTGGCCTCACGGCGCCTGACAGCAACGATCACCTCATCAAACGCATCATCGGGATGCCCGGCGACACGATCGTGTGCTGCAACGACCTCGGCCAGATCTCCGTCAACGGCGTGCCGCTCGACGAGCCGTACATCACGCTCCCGGACGGCGCCGATAAGGCAACTCGCGACGACTTCGAAGTCACCGTGCCCGAGGGCCACCTGTGGGTCATGGGCGACAACCGCTACAACTCGGCGGATTCCTCGTATCACCGCAACGACCCGACTGGCGGGTTTGTGCCGATCGAGAACGTCGTGGGGCGCGCGCTCGTCGTCAGCTGGCCGGTAAATCACTGGACGTGGCTCGACAACTACCCGCTGACCTTCGCCGATGTGGAGGCCGCGCGCGAGGAGTCGAGCGAAGAGGCAACAACCGGGACCGATCAGTAG
- a CDS encoding ribonuclease HII — MPVADPTLRVERSLLKSGARYVIGCDEVGRGAIAGPVAVGVSVVEAGVRAIPTGLRDSKLLSEKRREELAPVAAAWVRFSAVGMADAEEVDRLGIMAALGLAGKRALIAVHEAGVGIHESVVLLDGKHDWLTVALTKPPRVQTVVKADRDCASVAAASVIAKVQRDRLMIDADAFHPGYGWPGNKGYGSADHFAAIESLGPSPLHRHTWLKQPALI; from the coding sequence GTGCCCGTTGCAGACCCGACGCTGCGAGTCGAACGTTCGCTGCTGAAGTCCGGCGCGCGGTATGTGATCGGGTGCGACGAGGTTGGTCGCGGGGCCATCGCGGGGCCGGTCGCGGTCGGCGTCTCCGTCGTCGAGGCGGGGGTTCGTGCCATCCCCACAGGCCTCCGGGACTCGAAGCTCCTGAGCGAGAAGCGCCGCGAAGAACTCGCACCGGTGGCCGCTGCATGGGTGCGTTTCTCGGCGGTCGGGATGGCCGACGCCGAGGAAGTCGATCGACTCGGAATCATGGCTGCGCTCGGGCTGGCCGGCAAGCGCGCGCTCATAGCCGTGCACGAGGCCGGGGTGGGTATCCACGAAAGCGTCGTTCTCCTGGACGGCAAACACGATTGGCTGACTGTCGCGCTCACCAAGCCACCGCGAGTCCAGACGGTCGTGAAGGCAGACCGCGACTGTGCCTCCGTCGCAGCGGCATCCGTCATCGCCAAGGTGCAGCGCGATCGTCTGATGATCGATGCGGATGCCTTCCACCCGGGCTACGGTTGGCCCGGCAACAAGGGCTACGGGTCGGCTGACCACTTCGCGGCGATCGAGAGCCTCGGCCCTTCGCCGCTGCACCGTCACACCTGGCTCAAACAACCCGCCCTCATCTAG
- a CDS encoding DUF2469 family protein codes for MDEDEFEDYDREVELALYREYRDVVSQFRYVVETERRFYLANEVTLVRQDTEHDFYFELTMNDVWVWDVYRSDRFVKSVRVLTFKDVNVEELSAKELELPKELALDE; via the coding sequence ATGGATGAGGACGAGTTCGAGGACTACGACCGCGAGGTCGAACTGGCGCTGTACCGGGAGTACCGGGATGTCGTGAGCCAGTTCCGCTACGTCGTGGAGACTGAGCGGCGCTTCTATCTCGCCAATGAGGTCACTCTCGTGCGTCAGGACACGGAGCACGATTTTTACTTCGAGCTCACTATGAACGACGTGTGGGTGTGGGACGTCTACCGTTCTGACCGCTTCGTGAAGAGCGTGCGGGTGCTCACCTTCAAGGACGTCAACGTGGAGGAACTCTCCGCAAAGGAGCTTGAGCTCCCGAAGGAACTCGCGCTCGACGAGTAA
- a CDS encoding LysR family transcriptional regulator ArgP, protein MDIGQLQALAAAVDTGTFDAAARALHVTPSAISQRIRALENSVGGVLLTRGKPVTPTAAGTPLLRLARQIDALTTDARAEATGAETTPTIPLAINGDSLATWALPALASLAHDLVFDIHREDQDHSWDLLRDGTVMAALTTEARPVQGCTSTRLGVMRYRPMATPAFVERWFADGISARTLGVAPVVVFDRKDEIQDRFLRHFGDGLTPPRHYVPASTEFAAAVRLSMGWAMLPDQQSLEEEVRGELVELDARHEYVELYWQQWALHTRGLERVASAIADAARGLAQS, encoded by the coding sequence ATGGATATCGGGCAACTTCAGGCTCTAGCTGCAGCGGTCGACACGGGAACCTTCGACGCCGCAGCGCGCGCCCTCCACGTCACCCCGTCTGCCATCAGCCAACGCATCCGGGCACTCGAGAACTCCGTTGGCGGGGTCCTGCTCACACGCGGCAAACCCGTCACCCCGACCGCCGCCGGCACCCCTCTCCTGCGCCTCGCCCGCCAAATCGACGCGCTCACCACGGATGCCCGCGCCGAGGCAACGGGAGCCGAGACCACCCCCACCATCCCCCTCGCCATCAACGGTGACTCGCTCGCGACCTGGGCCCTCCCCGCTCTCGCCTCCCTGGCACACGACCTCGTTTTCGACATCCACCGCGAAGACCAGGACCACTCGTGGGATCTCCTCCGCGACGGAACGGTGATGGCGGCGCTCACCACTGAGGCGCGACCGGTGCAGGGATGCACGTCCACGCGCCTTGGCGTCATGCGGTACCGCCCCATGGCCACGCCCGCCTTCGTGGAGCGGTGGTTCGCGGACGGGATCTCCGCACGCACCCTCGGTGTCGCGCCCGTCGTGGTGTTCGACCGTAAAGACGAGATTCAGGATCGCTTCCTACGCCACTTCGGCGACGGCCTCACTCCCCCGCGGCACTACGTGCCGGCCTCGACGGAGTTCGCTGCCGCGGTGCGACTGAGCATGGGGTGGGCGATGCTGCCCGATCAGCAGTCACTCGAGGAGGAGGTGCGCGGCGAGCTCGTGGAGCTGGACGCGCGGCACGAGTACGTGGAGTTGTACTGGCAGCAATGGGCACTGCACACGCGGGGACTTGAGCGTGTGGCATCCGCCATCGCCGACGCCGCCCGCGGCCTCGCTCAGTCGTAA
- a CDS encoding LysE/ArgO family amino acid transporter, producing MLTSLLAGLGLGLSLIIAIGAQNAFVLRQGLRREHVLPVVAICAAADALLITLGIAGLGAIIQQAEWLLVVVRIGGAAFLIWYGVRAGIRALRPSTLDTDPAGAPTTVRSAVLTVLALTFLNPHVYLDTVVLLGSIGATHGDGRWWFAVGAALGSVLWFSALGFGARMLRPLFAKPVSWRILDGVIAVVMIGIAVSLLLGLLPR from the coding sequence GTGCTTACCTCGTTGCTCGCGGGCCTCGGCCTCGGACTGTCGCTCATCATCGCCATCGGCGCCCAGAACGCCTTCGTGCTGCGTCAGGGCCTACGTCGCGAGCACGTGCTGCCGGTTGTCGCCATTTGTGCGGCGGCGGATGCCCTGCTCATCACGCTCGGGATCGCGGGTCTCGGTGCCATCATCCAGCAGGCCGAGTGGTTGCTCGTGGTGGTGCGCATCGGGGGCGCGGCGTTCCTCATCTGGTACGGCGTGAGGGCGGGCATCCGGGCGCTGCGTCCGTCGACGCTCGACACCGACCCCGCTGGCGCGCCCACCACTGTGCGTTCAGCCGTGCTCACTGTGCTCGCGCTGACGTTCCTCAACCCGCACGTCTACCTTGACACGGTGGTGCTGCTCGGCTCGATCGGTGCAACGCACGGCGACGGTCGCTGGTGGTTTGCGGTGGGTGCCGCGCTCGGCAGCGTGCTGTGGTTCAGCGCGCTCGGCTTCGGTGCACGGATGCTCCGGCCCCTGTTCGCCAAGCCCGTGTCGTGGCGCATTCTCGACGGGGTGATCGCCGTCGTGATGATCGGGATCGCGGTGAGCCTTCTATTGGGGCTACTGCCGCGCTAG
- a CDS encoding TetR/AcrR family transcriptional regulator — protein MRPSIPTSDLLDAAASVIVDRGFSGVRMDAVAARAGVAKGVPYGRFASKQELLLAVIDRELVEAIRHAARLVADDPEGGRFSRLWLHSSAALASRPVLVRLYVDPDSPLPAAAEARRDRLDARALLGAEFIRDLQRADLVDPHLNAAALATNLTLWNYGLAAREPGENNHDLIAGMAGLLARGADTGRGDLEEGKALFAAFAERLIEDRSLS, from the coding sequence GTGCGACCCAGTATCCCCACGAGTGACCTCCTCGATGCTGCTGCGTCCGTGATCGTCGATCGGGGATTCTCTGGCGTGCGCATGGATGCCGTGGCCGCTCGGGCCGGCGTCGCGAAGGGTGTGCCGTACGGACGATTCGCGAGCAAGCAGGAATTGCTGCTCGCCGTCATCGACCGGGAGCTGGTCGAGGCGATCCGGCACGCGGCGCGGCTCGTGGCCGACGACCCGGAGGGTGGCCGTTTCTCGAGGCTGTGGTTGCATTCCAGCGCCGCGCTCGCATCGCGTCCCGTGCTCGTTCGCCTCTACGTGGACCCCGACTCGCCCTTGCCTGCCGCAGCGGAAGCTCGGCGGGATCGACTCGACGCTCGCGCCCTGCTCGGGGCCGAGTTCATCCGGGACTTGCAGCGCGCGGACCTTGTGGACCCGCATTTGAACGCGGCGGCGCTCGCCACAAACCTCACGCTGTGGAACTACGGTCTCGCAGCACGCGAGCCGGGCGAGAACAACCATGACCTCATCGCGGGTATGGCGGGACTACTGGCGCGCGGCGCGGACACCGGTCGCGGGGATCTCGAGGAGGGCAAAGCACTCTTCGCCGCCTTCGCGGAACGGCTCATCGAGGATAGGAGCCTTAGTTGA
- a CDS encoding alpha/beta fold hydrolase produces MTRLVPSGADVRSVAVSAGVLRVLHAGAPSSLAPLVLIHGGGTDNAAISWYRLMEPLSEDREVWAIDLPGFGASVSVPPVGGPGALAGVVAEAMAALGIPRAVVFGVSMGGDVAITLALKHPALVSGLVLIAPGGLTPILRNPTAQFWAWVAAQAPDWMLVPAARFANRFVRSALRALVTDPSTLPPEAVEEFVREARDPRGGVGYARYNQATLGRRGMLNDHTGQMSSITVPTLFFNGADDRLVDPDDSRRAAALMQDARLVVVPHCGHWAQLEAHDRFLAEVREFLGDMA; encoded by the coding sequence TTGACGAGACTCGTTCCGTCCGGCGCGGACGTACGCTCCGTCGCCGTGTCAGCGGGTGTGCTGCGCGTTTTGCACGCGGGCGCTCCGTCATCGCTGGCGCCGCTTGTGCTCATTCACGGCGGAGGAACCGACAACGCCGCTATCTCCTGGTACCGCCTGATGGAGCCACTTTCGGAGGATCGCGAGGTGTGGGCCATCGACCTGCCCGGGTTCGGCGCGAGCGTGAGTGTGCCGCCGGTGGGTGGTCCGGGCGCGCTCGCGGGTGTAGTTGCCGAGGCCATGGCGGCGCTCGGCATCCCGCGGGCGGTGGTGTTCGGTGTGTCGATGGGCGGTGATGTCGCCATAACGCTTGCGCTCAAGCATCCCGCGCTCGTGTCTGGCCTCGTACTCATCGCGCCCGGCGGCCTGACGCCGATTCTGCGCAATCCCACGGCGCAGTTCTGGGCTTGGGTGGCAGCGCAAGCGCCCGACTGGATGCTCGTGCCGGCGGCCCGCTTTGCCAATCGTTTCGTCCGCTCGGCCCTTCGGGCGCTCGTCACCGACCCCTCGACGCTCCCGCCCGAGGCGGTAGAGGAGTTTGTGCGCGAGGCACGAGACCCGCGTGGTGGTGTGGGATACGCGCGCTACAACCAGGCGACACTCGGCAGACGCGGCATGCTCAACGACCACACCGGGCAGATGAGCAGTATCACGGTCCCCACGCTGTTCTTCAACGGCGCTGATGATCGCCTCGTGGATCCAGACGACTCCCGTCGGGCGGCTGCGCTCATGCAGGATGCCCGCCTCGTGGTTGTTCCGCACTGCGGGCATTGGGCGCAGCTCGAAGCCCACGACAGGTTCCTCGCCGAGGTGCGGGAGTTTCTGGGCGACATGGCCTAG
- a CDS encoding YraN family protein, producing the protein MAAKDELGRRGELLAAERLAAEGFTVVDRNWRCSQGELDIVARKGDDLVFVEVKTRSSVAYGHPFEAITQVKLARLRRLAGAWCEAHPGEPGRVRIDAIAVLAPRIGAVTIEHLERVG; encoded by the coding sequence ATGGCGGCGAAAGACGAACTGGGCAGGCGGGGTGAACTCCTCGCAGCGGAGCGACTAGCGGCTGAAGGGTTCACGGTCGTCGACCGCAACTGGCGTTGCAGCCAGGGTGAGCTCGACATCGTGGCCCGCAAGGGGGACGACCTCGTGTTTGTGGAAGTGAAAACGCGGTCGAGTGTTGCGTATGGGCATCCGTTTGAGGCGATCACGCAGGTCAAACTCGCGAGACTGCGCAGACTCGCGGGGGCGTGGTGCGAGGCGCATCCGGGGGAGCCCGGTCGCGTGCGCATCGACGCCATCGCCGTTCTCGCGCCGCGCATCGGTGCGGTCACGATCGAGCACCTCGAGCGGGTGGGGTGA
- a CDS encoding YifB family Mg chelatase-like AAA ATPase: protein MRVGRTHSIALLGLTGVAVEIEADISSALPSFTLIGLPDAALSQSKERVRAAIGNSGCDFPSQKITVNLSPAALPKQGSAFDLAIAIAILTATGEVPAESLVGVVHVGELSLDGRLRPVNGILPSVVAAQRAGFTVAVVPTANVDEASLVPGIRVVGVASLREAAIWHGADVESTPVEAIPRITMESAPEPSGDLADVIGNVDAVEAMLVAAAGGHHVFLLGPPGAGKTMLAARLPGLLPDLEAEAALDVGSVRSLAGLPVGEQLSLRPPFEAPHHTASAAALVGGGSAVIRPGAAARASGGVLFLDEAPEFKPSVLDALRQPLESGVITIHRASAVASYPGRFQLVLAANPCPCGQYGAPDSECTCPPQARRRYVGRLSGPLLDRIDIQFRVARITAAHLAAAADQPRMTTADARARVAVARSRAADRLQGTPWRLNGQVPGTWLRSTGMRLPQSVTASLDRALERGGLTMRGYDRVLRLAWSVADLDGAERPDASHVGQALYLRRAIAT from the coding sequence ATGCGGGTCGGACGCACCCACTCGATCGCGCTGCTCGGCCTCACCGGTGTAGCCGTCGAGATCGAGGCCGACATTTCCAGCGCCCTGCCGAGCTTCACCCTCATCGGTTTACCGGATGCCGCACTCTCGCAGTCCAAGGAGCGAGTTCGCGCCGCCATCGGCAACTCCGGGTGCGACTTCCCGTCGCAGAAGATCACCGTCAACCTCTCACCCGCGGCTCTCCCCAAGCAGGGCTCGGCCTTCGACCTGGCCATCGCGATCGCGATCCTCACCGCGACAGGTGAGGTACCCGCTGAATCCCTTGTCGGGGTTGTGCATGTTGGTGAGCTGAGCCTCGACGGTCGCCTCAGGCCGGTCAACGGCATTCTGCCGTCCGTGGTCGCCGCTCAGCGGGCCGGTTTCACGGTGGCAGTCGTCCCCACGGCCAACGTCGACGAGGCGAGCCTCGTGCCGGGCATCCGGGTCGTCGGTGTGGCATCGCTCCGTGAGGCCGCGATCTGGCACGGTGCTGACGTCGAGTCGACTCCCGTCGAGGCGATCCCCAGAATCACGATGGAGAGCGCGCCAGAACCGTCGGGCGACCTCGCCGACGTCATCGGCAATGTCGACGCCGTGGAGGCCATGCTCGTCGCGGCGGCGGGCGGCCACCACGTCTTTCTCCTGGGCCCACCGGGAGCTGGCAAAACGATGCTCGCGGCCCGACTCCCGGGGCTTCTCCCCGACCTCGAGGCCGAGGCGGCACTCGACGTCGGCTCCGTTCGTTCGCTCGCCGGGTTACCCGTCGGCGAGCAGTTGAGCTTGCGTCCACCCTTCGAAGCTCCGCACCACACGGCGTCGGCAGCGGCGCTCGTGGGTGGCGGCAGTGCGGTGATCCGTCCGGGTGCTGCGGCGCGGGCATCCGGGGGCGTCCTGTTTCTTGATGAGGCTCCCGAGTTCAAGCCGAGTGTGCTGGATGCCCTGCGTCAGCCACTCGAGTCGGGGGTTATCACGATCCACCGCGCCAGCGCAGTGGCCAGTTACCCTGGCCGATTCCAACTCGTGCTCGCTGCCAACCCATGCCCGTGTGGGCAATACGGTGCGCCAGACTCCGAGTGCACGTGCCCGCCGCAAGCACGCCGTCGCTATGTCGGACGGCTTTCGGGGCCCCTGCTCGATCGGATCGACATCCAGTTCAGAGTCGCGCGGATCACCGCAGCCCACCTCGCTGCCGCGGCCGACCAGCCGCGCATGACGACAGCGGACGCGCGAGCACGTGTAGCCGTCGCGCGATCGCGTGCCGCAGATCGACTCCAGGGCACCCCATGGCGTCTCAACGGCCAGGTTCCCGGCACCTGGTTGCGGTCGACAGGCATGCGCCTGCCGCAATCCGTGACCGCGAGTCTCGATCGCGCGCTGGAGCGCGGCGGCCTCACGATGCGGGGTTACGACCGCGTACTGCGTCTCGCGTGGAGCGTCGCCGACCTCGACGGCGCGGAACGACCGGACGCCAGCCATGTCGGGCAGGCGCTGTATTTGAGGAGGGCAATCGCCACATGA
- the dprA gene encoding DNA-processing protein DprA, translating into MTMFGLKEAEVSELIRAVTDERMHGALDRDAIEERFARSVWSGITEPGDRVAGTLIGAIGATAALTELLGGLTGDAVTRSLEGSVTRKDLALARDRWAPRLASATALTSLRQAVRLGVRLTVPGDPEWIPGVDDLASHAPTVLWMRGRCELLAGLSKSVAMVGARAATGYGEHVTMESSAGLVDRGFAIVSGAAYGIDGMAHRAALASNGVTVAFLAGGVDRFYPSGHDALLTRIVESGCVISELPCGAQPSKWRFLQRNRLIAAASRATVVLEAGWRSGSLNTAHHAAALGRPLGAVPGPVTSAASAGCHRLIREDLATLVTTAHEMAELAGDWETDDAVDGAAPEDPRRVRVLDAISTRAARQPTDIAARSGLSLLDVMSALGALDLEGIARETPRGWVRRVLRDT; encoded by the coding sequence ATGACCATGTTCGGGCTCAAAGAAGCCGAAGTGTCAGAGCTGATCCGGGCCGTGACCGATGAGCGCATGCACGGCGCCCTCGATCGAGACGCCATCGAGGAGCGCTTCGCGCGATCCGTGTGGTCCGGAATCACCGAACCGGGTGATCGAGTTGCCGGAACTCTCATCGGTGCAATCGGTGCGACGGCCGCCCTCACCGAGTTGCTCGGCGGCTTGACCGGCGACGCGGTGACGCGGTCGCTGGAAGGGTCGGTTACACGCAAGGACCTCGCGCTCGCCCGGGACCGTTGGGCACCGCGACTGGCATCCGCGACCGCGCTGACCTCCCTGCGGCAGGCCGTTCGACTCGGCGTTCGATTGACGGTGCCCGGCGACCCTGAGTGGATTCCCGGCGTCGATGACCTCGCAAGCCACGCCCCAACCGTGCTCTGGATGCGCGGTCGATGCGAACTTCTCGCAGGTCTCAGTAAGTCCGTTGCCATGGTGGGAGCACGCGCTGCGACCGGATACGGCGAGCACGTGACCATGGAATCCAGCGCGGGGCTCGTCGATCGGGGTTTCGCGATCGTCTCCGGTGCGGCCTATGGAATCGACGGCATGGCGCATCGAGCAGCACTCGCGAGCAACGGAGTTACCGTCGCGTTCCTCGCAGGTGGCGTCGATCGCTTTTACCCCTCCGGGCACGATGCCCTTCTCACACGTATCGTCGAATCGGGCTGCGTCATCTCCGAGCTGCCCTGCGGTGCCCAACCCTCCAAGTGGCGTTTCCTTCAGCGCAACAGGCTTATCGCGGCAGCCAGTCGCGCAACCGTTGTGCTCGAGGCCGGGTGGAGGTCTGGATCACTCAACACCGCCCATCACGCGGCAGCCCTCGGCAGGCCGCTGGGCGCAGTGCCCGGTCCGGTCACGAGCGCGGCATCCGCTGGCTGTCATCGACTCATCCGCGAAGATTTGGCCACCCTGGTCACGACTGCGCATGAGATGGCGGAGCTCGCCGGGGACTGGGAGACGGATGACGCAGTCGACGGCGCGGCGCCCGAAGACCCCCGGCGCGTCCGAGTCCTCGACGCCATCAGCACACGCGCTGCACGCCAGCCCACAGACATCGCGGCCCGCTCCGGCCTGTCTTTACTCGACGTGATGTCGGCGCTCGGCGCCCTCGACCTCGAAGGAATCGCGCGAGAGACCCCGCGCGGCTGGGTGCGACGGGTCCTCCGTGACACCTGA